The DNA segment ATACATTTTGTTAGCCGCTCGCTAAGCAAGCACTATTTAAATCAACCTATTATACTACCCAAACAGTCCAAACAGGTCGCCAACCTCAGCCATACCTTGCACCAGCAAATGGTCATAGGCTATACCATAGTCGCCAGCCATGCGTCAGCACTGGGCAAGCGCATCGTCGGCGGCAAGCCCGAACAGCTGATCGCCAAATCGCTATACCGCGCCATTACTGAAAGCACGCTCAACTTAGTACGCCACTACCAACTGTATGAGTCGGCAGAAAAACAACTGTGGCAGCAACTACATCAATTTTATCTACTCGCCAAACAGCACAATGCGCTTAACACCCCTGTTAGCGACAAAGAAGTTAACGACGGCAGCGTGCTTAATGGCTATATACGCGCTTTATTACTAGGCGCAGCCAAACCCAAACAGCTACGGCAGGAAGATTTCAAGCACTTACTAGCACCGCTTACTCGCTGGGGGGAACTCTGCCAAATAGAGCATGCCAGTCAGGACAGCCTGTTTGTAATTAACCCCTTGTCGGATTCCTCACCGCTGTATAGGGAAGCCTACGAGTCTGCTATCGATAGCAACTGGCTAAGCCTAGATACCCGCCGCCTTACTCAGCACATTGAAAACCTAAGGCAGCAACAAAGCGGGCTTATGATCACTGACGGCGCCTTTATTATTTCCAACGATTTACTGGGTCATTTGCTATTAGCCTGGAGCGAAATGAGCAAGCGCACCTTTATGCGCCTAGAGAGCAATGACGAACTGAATATCAGCGTGGGCTTAAGCTCTACCCATCACTTCTCCTCTGGTGAAATGAGTTTTGAGGCCCTGCTGTCAGATAGCAACTCCGGCTCTATCGTGATGGAAAAAACCAACCGCTTTATGCGCCCACCAACCATAGAAGCCCGGCATAAAGATGTATGGGATAGCCCCTACGAATCTAATGTAGGCCAAACCAATGTCGCCATGGAGTCTATAGATTTTCATATCAACAAAAGCCTGCAAGACGATAAAGAAACGTCCAAGTATAAAGACCACCAGGTTAGCGCACTCAACTCCAGCCCTAAAGGCTATTGTATAGAATGGCCCGATGACAACCCCATATCGATTAAGGCCGGCGAAATCGTCGGCATACAAGAACCCCACGGCCACAACTGGAGCGTAGGGGTCATCCGTTGGATAGATCACCAACACGATAAGAGCACCCAGCTAGGGCTAGAATTAATCAGCCCCACCGCCTCGCCTTATGGCGCGCGCATAGTACAAAAAACCGGGCCACAAAATGAATATTTACGCGTGCTAGTACTGCCTGAAATGGCCAGCCTCAACATACCCGTTACGCTTATCACGCCCAGAGTACCTTTTAAAGAAGGTCAAAAAGTTACCCTCAACCAGCAGGGTAAAGAAGTGCAAATTCAACTTACCAAAAAACTCAATGAAACCGGCGCCTATAACCGCTTTGAATTTAGAAAAATTAGCTCGGTAGCTAGCAACAGTAAAAAAGCTGCACCCGGCACTACGCATGACGGAGATCTAGACTCTTTGTGGAATAATTTATAAACACAATAAGCAAGCTTTAAGTCGTTCACAAAAATAATAAACGCCCTTTGTGATTAACTTTAGCTTCAAAGATAATAGTTTTTAAAACGGTGATTATTAGAAATTATGGCAAGAAAAAGCACCATCAAGCTGCTACTGGTTAATGAATCAGATAATGCCGGCGAACAACTCATTAGCATTTTTCGCAATGCCGGCCGCGTAGCCAGAGCTCATAGAGCTGCATCTGCAGAAGAGCTTTTTACCGCCCTCAAAGACAAGGATGACTGGGATTTATTGATCGCCGATGACTACCATCCCGAAATAAAACCCGAGCAATGCCTAGAGCAGTGTAAAAAAGCCAAGCTCAGCCTGCCGGTGATTATTCTGCGCGAGAACAGCGGCAACCTCGCCGAGTTATTTGAGGCTGGCGCCAGCGATGTAATAGACCCCAGCGACCATGCCAGGCTGTGCCACGCCACCTTCAGGGAAGTCTCTAGGCACAATATTGTTCGCAAAAATCACAGCTTAAGCGAACACTTGGCCGAAGCCGAACAGCGCTGCGAAATGCTGCTGGACCAATCTCAGGACGCCATTGCCTATATCTCTGATGGCATGATCATCGGCAGCAATCAATTGTTTGCAGAAATATTTGGTTACAGTTCACCCGAGGAATTGGATTGCCTGCCTATAGTCGACATGATTGCCGACGGCGATCAAGACAAGTTTAAGGGCTTATTAAAAAACCAATTAAAAAGCGATGACAGCACCCAGTTTAATTTTTCTGGCTGCAAAGAAAATGGCGAACACTTTGACAGCCATGTGCAACTCAGCCGTGCAGCTTACGACGACGAACAATGCGTACAGCTCACCATAGGGCAACAAAGTAATGGCGGTGAAAATGCCGTCAGCATGGATCACGACCCCGCTACCGGCCTCTATAGCCACGACTATTTTATTGCTCAGCTAGATTCCCATATTAAACAAGCTGCTGCTGGCACCACTATCAGCACTGCCATGTTTATCAGCATTGACCAATTTGGCTCGCTGCGCCGTCGCATAGGCATTAGCAGTATAGAGACGGTGATTATCGATATAGCCCAACATATACAAAGCCACACCCAGCAAGAAAATTGCCTAGCCCACTATTGCGATGACGGCTACACCATACTGTTATCAGATACCGGCATACAAAAAGCTCTAGAACTAGCCGAAGCGCTATGCAAAAGCATAGAGGCGCATATTATTGAAGTGCGCGGGCAATCACTGCAGTGCACCGTAAGCATAGGCGTAGTCGCTTTAGACGGTAAAGCCTCAGACCCTTATCGTATTATCGATGGTGCCTTTGAAACCTGCGAGCAAATTCGCAGCGAGGCTAATAACAAACACATAGGCAATAGCGCAAAAATCCATATCCCTGAACGAGAACGTAAGTCAGTGGGCGACGCCAGCGGCGATATCGAACTGGATCAAATGCTAGAAGAGGCCTTGGAAGACAACCTCTTCTCACTACTATTCCACCCTATAGTCAGCTTGCGGGGCAGCAGTGGCGACCACTACGAAGTACTGGTCAACTACAAAGATGAGAACGAGCAGCTATTGCCCGCTAATAAATTTTTAAACCAGCTTAATTTTCAAGCCACCAACACACGGGTGGATCGCTGGATTATTTTAGAGGCCACCAAGTTGCTTTCCGCAGAGCGCGACAAAGGCCAAAACATATGCATGTTAATTAATTTAAGTGCCCACGCCTTGCACGATGACGGTTTAATCCCCTGGCTGAGCGTGGCCTTAAAAGCCGGCGACCTACCCGCCGAAGCTATAGCCTTTCAATTTGACGAGCAAGATTTAAACAATAACTTAAGCGCCGCCATTAGTTTTGCTGAAGCCTTACAAAAATCCGGCTGCCGCTTATCGGTTAATGACTTTGGCAGCAGTGACGAGCCCATCAAATTACTAAAACACACCAACGCCAACTATGTGCGCCTCAGCAACGCTTACGCCGAACAGCTGCAAAGCAGTAATGACACCGAAGCACTCAAAGCCATGGTGAGCAGCATTAACGAAAATAACTGCAAAGCCATTATCCCCGATATACAAAACGCCTCAGCCCTAGCAGTGCTATGGCAAATAGGCGCAGATTTTATCCAAGGGGATTACTTGGCTGGACCCAGCTCAGAAATGGACCACGAGTTTACGGATATAGCTTAAGCGCCCGCAGGGCGCTGCAAGCTGCAAAATTCTGGAGACGACCTCACAGCCAGCAAGCTTTTTTTGTTTTTTCTTACAGCTTGTCACTTGCCGCTTGCGGCTGCTCTTTTATAGCGTAGCGATCCCCTATCCCCAGCAAATATAAAATACCATCTAAGCCCAAGGTTGAGATAGATTGCTTGGCCGATTCTTTTACTAAGGGCTTGGCTCTAAAAGCGATACCCAAACCGGCTATGCTTAACATAGGTAAATCATTAGCACCGTCACCCACCGCTATTGATTGATCTAGGCTAATACCTTCGCGCTGAGCGATCTCGCGTAATAGCTCGGCCTTGCGCGCACCGTCCACTACCGTGCCGGTTACATTACCGGTTACCTTGCCATCAACAATTTCTAGGTCATTGGCGTAGACATAATCTATGCCTAATTTTTGCTGCAAGTGACGACCAAAATAGTTGAAACCGCCGCTTAAAATAGCGGTTTTATAGCCCAACTGCTTTAAGGTGCTGACTAGCTTTTCGGCACCTTCGGTAATCGGCAGATTTTGGGCTATGCCTGCTAATACACTTTCGTCCAAACCTTTTAATAGCGCCACCCGCTCTTTAAAACTGGCGATAAAATCTAGCTCACCTAGCATGGCCCGCTCGGTAATCGCTGCCACTTGCTCGCCCACCCCGGCGGCCTTGGCTAGCTCGTCTATCACCTCAGCTTCTATCAAGGTGGAGTCCATATCAAACACTACTAGACGACGGTTGCGACGGAACATATTGTCCTCTTGTATCGCCACATCCACATCATACTTATTCGCTAACTGCATCAGCTCGCCGCGAAAACTCGCCATATCGGCCAGGCTGCCCCGCACCGAAAATTCCACACAGGCTTTGCTCTTTTCGCTGTTTTCATGGGTTAGCGATACCCGGCCC comes from the Dasania marina DSM 21967 genome and includes:
- the serB gene encoding phosphoserine phosphatase SerB, which codes for MKEIILINIAGDDKPGLTASITGILSTYDVNVLDIGQSVIHDTLSLGILVEVPAAAESSPILKDILFKVHELGFSVRFSPIDIEDYEHWVQGQGKARHIITLLSRQITALHISALTDIVAKHDLNIDRIERLSGRVSLTHENSEKSKACVEFSVRGSLADMASFRGELMQLANKYDVDVAIQEDNMFRRNRRLVVFDMDSTLIEAEVIDELAKAAGVGEQVAAITERAMLGELDFIASFKERVALLKGLDESVLAGIAQNLPITEGAEKLVSTLKQLGYKTAILSGGFNYFGRHLQQKLGIDYVYANDLEIVDGKVTGNVTGTVVDGARKAELLREIAQREGISLDQSIAVGDGANDLPMLSIAGLGIAFRAKPLVKESAKQSISTLGLDGILYLLGIGDRYAIKEQPQAASDKL
- a CDS encoding EAL domain-containing protein, encoding MARKSTIKLLLVNESDNAGEQLISIFRNAGRVARAHRAASAEELFTALKDKDDWDLLIADDYHPEIKPEQCLEQCKKAKLSLPVIILRENSGNLAELFEAGASDVIDPSDHARLCHATFREVSRHNIVRKNHSLSEHLAEAEQRCEMLLDQSQDAIAYISDGMIIGSNQLFAEIFGYSSPEELDCLPIVDMIADGDQDKFKGLLKNQLKSDDSTQFNFSGCKENGEHFDSHVQLSRAAYDDEQCVQLTIGQQSNGGENAVSMDHDPATGLYSHDYFIAQLDSHIKQAAAGTTISTAMFISIDQFGSLRRRIGISSIETVIIDIAQHIQSHTQQENCLAHYCDDGYTILLSDTGIQKALELAEALCKSIEAHIIEVRGQSLQCTVSIGVVALDGKASDPYRIIDGAFETCEQIRSEANNKHIGNSAKIHIPERERKSVGDASGDIELDQMLEEALEDNLFSLLFHPIVSLRGSSGDHYEVLVNYKDENEQLLPANKFLNQLNFQATNTRVDRWIILEATKLLSAERDKGQNICMLINLSAHALHDDGLIPWLSVALKAGDLPAEAIAFQFDEQDLNNNLSAAISFAEALQKSGCRLSVNDFGSSDEPIKLLKHTNANYVRLSNAYAEQLQSSNDTEALKAMVSSINENNCKAIIPDIQNASALAVLWQIGADFIQGDYLAGPSSEMDHEFTDIA